The proteins below are encoded in one region of Metabacillus dongyingensis:
- the lipA gene encoding lipoyl synthase, which yields MAKKEEYLRKPEWLKIKLNTNENYTGLKKMMRENNLHTVCEEAKCPNIHECWAVRRTATFMILGAVCTRACRFCAVKTGLPTELDLQEPERVADSVALMNLKHAVITAVARDDLRDGGANVFAETVRAVRRKSPFTSIEVLPSDMGGVEENLKTLMDARPDILNHNIETVKRLTPRVRARAKYERSLEFLRRAKEMQPDIPTKSSLMIGLGETKEEIIETMDDLRANHVDIMTIGQYLQPSKKHLKVLKYYTPEEFAELREIAMSKGFSHCEAGPLVRSSYHADEQVNAATKARQAQA from the coding sequence ATGGCTAAGAAAGAAGAATACCTGAGAAAGCCGGAATGGCTAAAAATAAAATTAAACACCAATGAAAATTACACAGGCTTGAAAAAAATGATGCGCGAGAACAACCTTCACACCGTTTGTGAAGAAGCAAAATGTCCTAATATTCATGAATGCTGGGCAGTGAGACGCACAGCAACATTTATGATCCTTGGCGCTGTGTGCACTCGTGCATGCCGCTTCTGTGCGGTAAAAACCGGTTTGCCGACTGAACTTGATTTACAAGAGCCGGAACGTGTTGCAGATTCAGTAGCATTGATGAACTTAAAGCACGCTGTTATTACAGCTGTTGCAAGGGATGATTTGCGTGACGGGGGAGCTAACGTATTTGCCGAGACAGTCCGCGCTGTCCGCCGCAAAAGTCCATTTACCTCAATTGAAGTATTGCCATCAGATATGGGCGGGGTTGAGGAAAACCTAAAAACGTTAATGGACGCAAGACCAGACATACTAAACCATAACATTGAAACAGTAAAACGTTTGACTCCAAGAGTTCGCGCACGTGCAAAATATGAGCGTTCCCTCGAATTCTTACGCCGCGCTAAAGAAATGCAGCCTGATATTCCTACAAAATCAAGCTTGATGATCGGACTTGGAGAAACGAAAGAAGAAATTATCGAAACAATGGATGATTTGCGTGCAAATCATGTTGATATTATGACAATCGGCCAATACTTGCAGCCTTCAAAAAAGCATCTTAAAGTATTGAAATATTACACACCTGAGGAATTTGCAGAGCTTCGTGAAATTGCAATGAGCAAAGGCTTCAGCCACTGTGAAGCAGGCCCGCTCGTACGTTCTTCCTACCATGCAGATGAACAGGTTAATGCAGCAACTAAAGCAAGACAGGCACAGGCGTAA
- a CDS encoding M23 family metallopeptidase codes for MQNQVLGADKSIEQINQERMNLFKKAETITQIPWYVLASVDQYERNVRRTRNDIPKAKGVIGIYIRPEVWAGMQNPDQSDTNPTSISLFGGMGIDGNGDGKAEPDNDEDVLFTFAAYLLSYGIDLENIKIGLWDYYQRDKTIGLISGHMKLFQKYGRLDLDQHSFPVPIRFNYSFKNTWGDARGWGGRRIHEGTDIFANYGVPVSSTCYGIVEMKGWNRFGGWRLGIRDSSNTYHYFAHLNGFADGLQVGQIVEPGQLIGSVGSSGYGPPGTSGKFPPHLHYGMYKDNGRTEWSYDPYPQLKVWERAEYRKRKRK; via the coding sequence ATGCAAAATCAAGTGCTTGGTGCGGATAAAAGCATCGAACAAATTAATCAAGAACGAATGAACTTATTTAAAAAAGCTGAAACCATTACTCAAATTCCCTGGTACGTACTGGCCTCTGTTGATCAATATGAGCGAAATGTAAGAAGAACCAGGAATGATATCCCAAAAGCAAAAGGCGTAATTGGCATCTATATCAGGCCGGAAGTATGGGCAGGTATGCAAAACCCAGACCAGTCTGACACAAACCCAACGAGCATCTCTTTGTTCGGCGGTATGGGGATTGATGGAAATGGCGACGGCAAGGCTGAGCCTGACAATGACGAAGATGTACTGTTTACGTTTGCAGCCTATTTGCTGTCTTATGGAATTGATCTCGAAAATATAAAAATTGGTCTTTGGGATTACTATCAGCGTGATAAAACGATTGGATTGATATCGGGGCATATGAAACTTTTTCAAAAATATGGAAGATTGGATCTTGATCAGCATTCCTTCCCTGTTCCCATTCGCTTCAATTACAGTTTTAAAAATACATGGGGAGATGCACGCGGCTGGGGCGGGCGAAGAATACATGAAGGCACAGACATCTTCGCTAATTACGGGGTTCCTGTGAGCTCTACTTGCTATGGTATTGTTGAAATGAAAGGCTGGAACAGGTTCGGCGGCTGGAGACTTGGTATACGGGACAGCTCAAACACCTACCATTATTTTGCCCACTTAAACGGATTTGCTGATGGTCTCCAGGTAGGACAAATTGTAGAGCCTGGCCAGTTAATCGGTTCAGTCGGCAGCTCAGGCTACGGTCCTCCCGGAACCTCGGGAAAATTCCCTCCTCATCTCCATTACGGCATGTATAAGGATAATGGCAGGACAGAATGGTCTTATGACCCTTATCCGCAGTTAAAAGTTTGGGAACGTGCAGAATACAGAAAAAGAAAAAGAAAATAA